One part of the Streptomyces sp. AM 2-1-1 genome encodes these proteins:
- a CDS encoding phosphotransferase, giving the protein MRRYPAVGEPLACEPITKGLLNHGYRVSTTRGAYFLKHHLDKKHLDDATGERSLIARQHRATQRLQSIGVPVAPPLTDADGGTVTVIDGHCFALHPWVDGRHRIGAQLTPGQSQRLGALLGAVHTGLEQVMGPGSGTPAPRRGHGSPDPADTFALIDELLDAARGVRPRDTPLDAFDELAVHRLVERRALLERHAHRRPPTPVGPAHGWVHGDFHPLNLLYRGSDPVAIVDWDRLGVQPRAEEAVRAAAIFFVQPAGKLELDKVMAYARAYREAAGASPAELADAVHRVWWERLNDFWILRWRYALGDRRADPQFPAVSALVVWWTREYEAVHEAFTG; this is encoded by the coding sequence ATGCGCCGCTATCCCGCGGTCGGTGAACCGCTCGCCTGCGAGCCGATCACCAAGGGACTGCTCAACCACGGGTACCGCGTCTCCACCACGCGCGGCGCGTACTTCCTCAAGCACCACCTCGACAAGAAGCACCTCGACGACGCCACCGGCGAACGGTCCCTCATCGCCCGCCAGCACCGGGCGACCCAGCGGCTCCAGTCGATCGGAGTCCCCGTCGCCCCGCCGCTCACCGACGCCGACGGCGGGACGGTCACGGTGATCGACGGCCACTGCTTCGCCCTCCACCCCTGGGTCGACGGGCGGCACCGGATCGGTGCCCAGCTGACCCCCGGCCAGTCCCAGCGTCTCGGGGCGCTCCTCGGAGCCGTACACACCGGTCTCGAACAGGTCATGGGACCGGGCAGCGGGACGCCGGCCCCGCGGCGGGGGCACGGCAGCCCCGACCCGGCCGACACCTTCGCCCTCATCGACGAACTGCTCGACGCGGCGCGCGGCGTACGCCCCCGCGACACCCCGCTCGACGCCTTCGACGAACTGGCCGTCCACCGCCTCGTCGAACGCCGCGCCCTCCTCGAACGCCACGCCCACCGCCGCCCGCCCACCCCCGTGGGCCCCGCGCACGGCTGGGTGCACGGCGACTTCCACCCGCTGAACCTGCTCTACCGGGGCAGCGACCCCGTCGCCATCGTCGACTGGGACCGGCTCGGCGTGCAGCCCCGCGCCGAGGAAGCGGTACGTGCCGCCGCGATCTTCTTCGTCCAGCCGGCCGGAAAACTGGAACTGGACAAGGTCATGGCCTACGCCCGCGCCTACCGCGAGGCCGCCGGGGCGAGCCCGGCCGAGCTGGCCGACGCGGTGCACCGCGTCTGGTGGGAGCGGCTCAACGACTTCTGGATACTGCGCTGGCGCTACGCCCTGGGAGACCGCAGGGCCGACCCGCAGTTCCCCGCGGTGTCGGCCCTGGTGGTGTGGTGGACCCGGGAGTACGAGGCGGTGCACGAGGCCTTCACGGGGTGA
- a CDS encoding molybdopterin molybdotransferase MoeA — protein sequence MEEERAVEQALALANRVPSHGSASPAGAASGEPSGSRADRSREAGPPASSAPADKAPSEGRAGTPREAAPARRAATPWERARTVSLRAGRRTSLPAIRLPLDLSLGHVLAEGLVALTDLPSFDTSAMDGWAVTGPGPWRFHDGSGLLAGDGGLGQLPDGEAVRIATGARMPAEATAVIRSEHAEVDEAKGMLHARRAVVPGQDIRPRAQECRTGEQLLVPGTLVTPAVLGLAAAAGYDALAVVPRPRVEVLVLGDELLTSGLPHGGRIRDALGPMLGPWLRSMGAEVADPRCLGDDPEALRRALTSTDADLVLTTGGTAAGPVDHVHPVLAEIGAELLVDGVTVRPGHPMLLARLAPDGPCLVGLPGNPLAAVSGLLTLALPLLGGLAGRVEQEPYRALVHDAVQGHPHDTRLVPVVHRAGRGDDRDHVIPLHYNGPAMLRGIATADGMAVVPPGGVRPGTEVEVLDLPWV from the coding sequence ATGGAGGAGGAGCGGGCCGTGGAGCAGGCCCTGGCGCTGGCCAACCGCGTGCCCTCGCACGGCTCCGCCTCCCCAGCCGGGGCCGCGTCCGGCGAGCCCTCCGGATCGCGGGCCGACCGGTCCCGGGAAGCGGGCCCTCCGGCGTCGTCGGCCCCCGCCGACAAGGCCCCGTCGGAAGGCCGGGCGGGTACCCCTCGCGAGGCCGCCCCCGCCCGGCGGGCCGCCACCCCCTGGGAGCGGGCCCGGACGGTGTCCCTTCGGGCCGGCCGCAGGACCTCGCTCCCCGCGATCCGGCTGCCGCTCGATCTTTCCCTCGGCCACGTACTGGCCGAAGGGCTCGTGGCGCTGACCGACCTGCCCTCCTTCGACACCTCCGCCATGGACGGCTGGGCCGTCACGGGCCCGGGTCCGTGGCGGTTCCACGACGGCTCGGGGCTGCTCGCCGGGGACGGCGGCCTCGGACAGTTGCCCGACGGGGAGGCGGTACGCATCGCCACGGGAGCCCGGATGCCCGCCGAGGCGACGGCGGTGATCCGCTCGGAGCATGCCGAGGTGGACGAGGCCAAGGGGATGCTGCACGCGCGGCGCGCGGTCGTCCCGGGCCAGGACATCAGGCCGCGCGCCCAGGAGTGCCGGACCGGCGAGCAACTGCTGGTGCCGGGCACGCTGGTCACCCCCGCCGTGCTCGGCCTGGCCGCAGCCGCCGGGTACGACGCCCTCGCCGTGGTGCCACGCCCTCGGGTCGAGGTACTGGTCCTCGGAGACGAACTGCTCACCTCGGGTCTCCCCCACGGTGGCCGGATCCGCGACGCCCTCGGCCCCATGCTCGGACCGTGGCTGCGGTCGATGGGCGCCGAGGTTGCGGACCCCCGCTGCCTGGGCGACGACCCGGAGGCGTTGCGGCGGGCGCTCACCAGCACTGACGCCGACCTGGTGCTGACGACGGGCGGTACGGCGGCCGGTCCGGTCGACCATGTGCACCCGGTTCTCGCGGAGATCGGCGCCGAACTGCTGGTGGACGGGGTGACGGTACGGCCGGGGCACCCCATGCTGCTGGCCAGACTGGCCCCGGACGGCCCCTGCCTGGTCGGACTGCCCGGCAATCCGCTCGCGGCCGTCTCCGGCCTCCTCACCCTCGCGCTTCCGCTGCTCGGGGGCCTTGCCGGCCGCGTGGAGCAGGAGCCGTACCGGGCGTTGGTCCATGACGCGGTGCAGGGGCACCCGCACGACACCCGGCTCGTGCCGGTGGTGCACCGGGCCGGGCGCGGAGACGACCGGGACCATGTGATCCCCCTGCACTACAACGGGCCCGCGATGCTGCGGGGGATCGCCACCGCCGACGGGATGGCCGTCGTGCCGCCGGGAGGGGTGCGGCCCGGCACCGAGGTGGAGGTTCTCGACCTGCCGTGGGTCTGA
- a CDS encoding potassium channel family protein has product MKDENRPAARTGRFSILRTLWHRSRAEARDDSEASRSITMPTQGALPPLQQVLRRLAMALLVLAITVLIVWADRSGYNDTSDGSVDLLDAVYYATVTLSTTGYGDITPVSDGARLTNVLIITPLRVLFLIILVGTTLEVLTERTRQQVRIHRWRSRTSGHVVVVGYGTKGRHAIESLIATGITKDKIVVVDPQQKAADAASDDGLVTVIGDATRSETLIKAEVQSASRVIVAPQRDETATLITLTARQLNKHATIVVAVREDENVPLLKQSGADTVVTSSSSAGRLLGVSMASPPVARTLEDLMTHGSGLDLGERAVREDEIGRPPRACADLIVAVVRYRKLLDYTDPALTSLQRGDRVITISRSGSEH; this is encoded by the coding sequence TTGAAGGACGAGAACCGACCAGCAGCCCGGACCGGCAGGTTCTCCATTCTGCGGACGCTCTGGCACCGCTCCCGCGCGGAGGCGAGGGACGACAGTGAGGCCAGTCGCTCCATCACCATGCCGACGCAGGGGGCTCTGCCACCGCTCCAACAGGTGCTCCGGCGCCTGGCGATGGCCCTGCTGGTGCTCGCGATCACGGTGCTGATCGTCTGGGCGGACCGCTCCGGCTACAACGACACCTCCGACGGCAGCGTCGACCTGCTCGATGCCGTCTACTACGCGACGGTCACCCTCTCCACCACCGGATACGGCGACATCACCCCGGTCAGTGACGGCGCCCGGCTCACCAACGTCCTCATCATCACCCCCCTTCGGGTGCTCTTCCTGATCATCCTGGTCGGCACCACCCTCGAAGTCCTCACCGAGCGGACCCGTCAGCAGGTGCGCATCCACCGGTGGCGCTCCCGCACCAGTGGCCACGTCGTGGTGGTCGGCTACGGCACCAAGGGGCGCCACGCCATCGAGTCGTTGATCGCCACGGGGATCACCAAGGACAAGATCGTCGTGGTGGACCCGCAGCAGAAGGCCGCAGACGCCGCGAGCGACGACGGGCTGGTGACCGTGATCGGCGACGCCACGCGCTCCGAGACGCTCATCAAGGCCGAGGTGCAGAGCGCGAGTCGGGTGATCGTCGCCCCTCAGCGCGACGAGACGGCCACCCTGATCACCCTGACCGCCCGCCAGCTCAACAAGCACGCCACCATCGTCGTCGCCGTCCGGGAGGACGAGAACGTTCCCCTGCTCAAGCAGAGCGGAGCGGACACCGTGGTCACCAGCTCCAGTTCCGCCGGCCGGCTGCTCGGGGTCTCCATGGCGAGCCCGCCGGTGGCCAGGACACTGGAAGACCTGATGACCCACGGAAGCGGACTCGACCTCGGGGAGCGGGCGGTGCGGGAGGACGAGATCGGACGGCCGCCACGCGCGTGCGCCGACCTGATCGTCGCGGTCGTCCGGTATCGGAAGCTGCTCGACTACACGGACCCCGCGCTCACCAGCCTCCAGCGCGGAGACCGCGTCATCACCATCAGCCGATCCGGTTCGGAGCACTGA
- a CDS encoding dihydrolipoamide acetyltransferase family protein, translating to MPTVLEFTLPDLGEGLTEATIVRWLVEVGDVVAVDQPVVEVETAKALVEVPCPYGGVVTVRFGEEGEELPVGAPLVTVAVGSAAGAASVDAPTPGPARSPSPEAEAEAEARGDTPESSGNVLVGYGTAAPAARRRRVRPQLVTAAAPDPAAAAAAPAPRAVPAGPGPSAGGPAVSAGARTGAGPVAVISPLVRRLARQHGLDLRKLAGSGPDGLILRSDVEATIREAAVVGEHAAGAVEAAVPLPASETGERVALRGLRGLVADKLSRSRTEIPDATCWVDADATELMAARAAMNGAAGPKVSILALLARICAAALAKFPELNSTVDASAREIVLLPSVHLGFAAQTDRGLVVPVVRDAHTRSVDSLAAELARLTEASRDGKLTPAELTGGTFTLNNYGVFGVDGSTPIINHPEAAMLGVGRIVPKPWVHGGELAVRHVVQLSLTFDHRVCDGATAGGFLRYVADCVEQPAILLRTL from the coding sequence ATGCCCACGGTGCTCGAATTCACGCTGCCGGACCTCGGCGAGGGCCTCACCGAGGCGACGATCGTGCGGTGGCTGGTGGAGGTCGGTGACGTCGTCGCGGTGGACCAGCCGGTGGTCGAGGTCGAGACGGCCAAGGCCCTGGTGGAGGTGCCGTGCCCGTACGGGGGCGTGGTGACGGTCCGCTTCGGCGAGGAGGGGGAGGAGCTTCCGGTCGGGGCCCCGCTGGTGACGGTGGCGGTCGGATCTGCGGCGGGAGCGGCCTCCGTGGACGCTCCGACACCGGGTCCGGCGCGGTCGCCCTCACCGGAGGCGGAGGCGGAGGCGGAGGCGCGGGGAGACACGCCGGAGTCCTCGGGCAACGTGCTGGTCGGGTACGGGACGGCGGCTCCGGCGGCGCGACGCCGACGGGTCCGCCCCCAGCTCGTGACGGCCGCCGCGCCCGACCCGGCCGCAGCGGCTGCCGCACCCGCCCCGCGTGCCGTTCCTGCCGGACCCGGCCCGTCTGCCGGTGGTCCTGCCGTGTCGGCCGGAGCGCGCACGGGGGCCGGTCCGGTCGCGGTCATCTCGCCGCTCGTCCGCCGGCTGGCCCGGCAGCACGGACTCGACCTCCGGAAGCTGGCCGGGTCGGGGCCGGACGGGCTGATCCTGCGGTCCGACGTCGAGGCGACGATCCGGGAGGCGGCGGTGGTCGGCGAGCACGCGGCCGGCGCCGTGGAAGCCGCCGTCCCGCTGCCGGCCTCCGAGACCGGTGAAAGGGTCGCGTTGCGAGGCCTGCGGGGCCTGGTGGCCGACAAGTTGTCGCGCAGCAGGACGGAGATCCCGGACGCCACCTGCTGGGTGGACGCCGATGCGACCGAGCTGATGGCGGCCCGCGCGGCGATGAACGGTGCCGCGGGCCCGAAGGTGTCGATCCTCGCCCTGCTGGCCCGGATCTGTGCGGCGGCGCTGGCGAAGTTCCCCGAGCTGAACTCGACCGTGGACGCCTCCGCCCGGGAGATCGTCCTGTTGCCTTCCGTCCACCTCGGTTTCGCCGCGCAGACGGACCGGGGGCTCGTCGTCCCCGTGGTCCGCGACGCGCACACGCGGTCCGTCGACTCGCTGGCGGCCGAGCTGGCCCGGCTCACCGAGGCGTCCCGGGACGGGAAGCTGACACCGGCGGAGCTGACGGGTGGCACCTTCACCCTGAACAACTACGGCGTGTTCGGGGTGGACGGCTCCACTCCGATCATCAACCATCCCGAGGCGGCGATGCTCGGTGTCGGCCGCATCGTCCCGAAGCCCTGGGTGCACGGCGGCGAGCTGGCGGTGCGTCATGTGGTGCAGCTCTCGCTCACCTTCGATCACCGGGTCTGCGACGGCGCCACGGCAGGAGGGTTTCTGCGGTACGTCGCCGACTGCGTGGAACAGCCGGCGATCCTGCTGCGCACCTTGTAG
- a CDS encoding DUF6457 domain-containing protein encodes MTAYDAIVLAGGAARRLGGADKPGLSVGGRALLDRVLAACAGAASTVVVGPRRPTVRPVTWTRETPAGGGPVAALGAGVRETTAPWIVALSADLPFLGSATLDSLLTAAEAGNREGALSTDPGGRRQPLVAVYRAEPLRRELALLATEHGSLAGLPLRLLTAELDLAAVATPERASFDCDTWDDIRVARAHIREHEAVLDEWITAVKSELGIELDVDTDVLLDLARDAAHGVARPAAPLTTFLVGYAAGRAGANAEPGDAARAVAEASRKATALALRWEEESGDGTSTGTA; translated from the coding sequence ATGACCGCCTATGACGCCATCGTTCTCGCCGGAGGGGCCGCCCGACGACTGGGGGGAGCGGACAAGCCCGGGCTCAGCGTCGGCGGCCGGGCGCTTCTCGACCGCGTGCTCGCGGCGTGCGCCGGAGCGGCGAGCACGGTGGTGGTGGGGCCCCGCCGGCCCACGGTCCGGCCGGTGACCTGGACCCGTGAGACCCCTGCGGGCGGAGGACCGGTGGCCGCGCTGGGCGCGGGCGTGCGGGAGACCACCGCCCCGTGGATCGTGGCCCTCTCCGCCGATCTGCCGTTCCTCGGCTCCGCCACCCTGGACTCCCTGCTGACCGCCGCCGAAGCGGGCAACAGGGAAGGCGCCCTGAGCACGGACCCGGGCGGGCGTCGACAGCCGCTGGTCGCCGTCTACCGCGCCGAACCGCTGCGGCGCGAGCTCGCCCTGCTCGCCACCGAGCACGGCTCCCTCGCCGGGCTCCCGCTGCGCCTGCTGACGGCCGAACTCGATCTCGCCGCCGTGGCCACACCCGAACGCGCCTCCTTCGACTGCGACACTTGGGACGACATCAGGGTGGCGAGGGCGCACATCAGGGAGCATGAGGCCGTGCTGGACGAATGGATCACCGCAGTCAAGAGCGAACTGGGCATCGAACTCGACGTCGACACCGACGTCCTGCTCGACCTGGCACGCGACGCCGCCCACGGTGTCGCGCGGCCCGCCGCCCCGCTCACCACCTTCCTCGTCGGCTACGCGGCCGGACGGGCCGGCGCGAACGCCGAACCCGGTGACGCGGCCCGCGCGGTGGCCGAGGCGTCCCGCAAGGCGACTGCCCTCGCCCTGCGCTGGGAGGAAGAGTCGGGCGACGGCACGAGCACGGGAACCGCGTGA
- a CDS encoding bacterial proteasome activator family protein: protein MEMPRNDRSQEHPQVLVVGQDGMAVGGGASGDESREVPVTEMVEQPAKVMRIGSMIKQLLEEVRAAPLDEASRVRLKEIHASSVKELEDGLAPELVEELERLSLPFTEESVPSEAELRIAQAQLVGWLEGLFHGIQTALFAQQMAARAQLEQMRRALPPGSGDDEGVPGGDPHGALRSGPYL from the coding sequence ATGGAGATGCCGAGGAATGACCGGTCGCAGGAGCACCCCCAGGTCCTCGTAGTGGGACAGGACGGAATGGCTGTCGGCGGCGGTGCCAGTGGCGACGAGTCCCGCGAGGTCCCAGTGACGGAGATGGTCGAACAGCCCGCGAAAGTCATGCGCATCGGCAGCATGATCAAGCAGCTCCTCGAGGAGGTCAGAGCGGCACCTCTCGACGAGGCGAGCCGCGTCCGGCTCAAGGAGATCCACGCCAGCTCCGTGAAGGAGCTGGAGGACGGACTCGCCCCGGAGCTGGTGGAGGAGCTGGAACGCCTCTCGCTGCCCTTCACGGAGGAGTCGGTCCCCTCGGAGGCCGAGCTGCGGATCGCGCAGGCCCAGCTGGTGGGCTGGCTGGAGGGACTCTTCCACGGGATCCAGACCGCGCTGTTCGCCCAGCAGATGGCGGCCCGCGCCCAGCTGGAGCAGATGCGCCGCGCGCTGCCCCCCGGCTCCGGCGACGACGAGGGGGTCCCGGGAGGCGACCCGCACGGCGCTCTCCGATCGGGCCCGTACCTCTAG
- a CDS encoding protein kinase, giving the protein MSQDGAQGRYAGGSVAGGRYQLRDLLGEGGMASVYLAYDAALDRQVAIKTLHTELGREQSFRERFRREAQAVAKLQHTNIVSVFDTGEDELGGALMPYIVMEYVEGLPLGSVLHEDIATQGAMAADKALKVTADVLAALETSHEMGLVHRDIKPGNVMITKRGVVKVMDFGIARAMQSGVTSMTQTGMVVGTPQYLSPEQALGRGVDARSDLYSVGIMLFQLLTGRLPFDADSPLAIAYAHVQEQPVAPSTLNRAITPAVDALVARALRKNPNERFPSAAAMRDEVFRVLNASGPATAPVIVAGGPANSGSGVGSAVFPPVDQQAAQAPYSVQTPYPAHQQQPGPYGTPAPAPSYGYPHAAPHGYQQTPPPYAVAPTGAGPHGGTGMATGGSTVGGTGIGGTGGGAGGARRNTPVIVGSAVVALLAVAGLVTLLVLQNGSDDEPEATGGSTGSSAPAVAGEHKAPERNRTMDTEDCTDPMTDVRDPEKVSAPDFVYKDLLSAKACADAAGWTLKVIDEPGNAYAEDQILKQFPTAGAAIDPENAHIELSVSTGDPA; this is encoded by the coding sequence ATGAGCCAGGACGGCGCACAGGGGCGCTACGCGGGCGGATCCGTCGCCGGCGGCCGGTACCAGCTCCGGGATCTGCTCGGCGAAGGCGGCATGGCCTCCGTCTACCTCGCCTACGACGCCGCGCTCGACCGCCAGGTCGCGATCAAGACCCTGCACACCGAACTCGGGCGCGAGCAGTCGTTCCGCGAGCGGTTCCGCCGGGAGGCGCAGGCCGTCGCGAAGCTCCAGCACACCAACATCGTCTCCGTCTTCGACACCGGCGAGGACGAACTCGGCGGTGCCCTGATGCCGTACATCGTCATGGAGTACGTGGAGGGCCTGCCCCTCGGCTCGGTGCTCCACGAGGACATCGCCACCCAGGGCGCGATGGCCGCCGACAAGGCCCTCAAAGTGACCGCCGACGTGCTCGCGGCGCTGGAGACCAGTCACGAGATGGGGCTCGTCCACCGCGACATCAAGCCCGGCAACGTGATGATCACCAAGCGCGGCGTCGTCAAGGTCATGGACTTCGGGATCGCCCGCGCCATGCAGTCGGGCGTCACCTCGATGACCCAGACCGGCATGGTCGTCGGCACCCCGCAGTACCTCTCCCCCGAGCAGGCCCTCGGCCGGGGCGTGGACGCCCGCTCCGACCTCTACTCGGTCGGCATCATGCTCTTCCAGCTGCTCACCGGGCGCCTCCCCTTCGACGCGGACTCCCCGCTCGCCATCGCGTACGCGCACGTGCAGGAGCAGCCGGTCGCCCCGTCCACCCTCAACCGGGCGATCACCCCGGCGGTGGACGCCCTCGTCGCCCGAGCGCTGCGGAAGAACCCGAACGAGCGCTTCCCCAGCGCCGCCGCGATGCGCGACGAGGTCTTCCGGGTGCTCAACGCCTCGGGCCCCGCCACCGCCCCGGTGATCGTCGCGGGCGGCCCCGCCAACAGCGGGTCGGGTGTCGGCTCGGCGGTCTTCCCTCCGGTCGACCAGCAGGCCGCCCAGGCTCCGTACAGCGTCCAGACGCCGTACCCGGCCCACCAGCAGCAGCCCGGCCCCTACGGAACCCCGGCCCCCGCACCGAGCTACGGCTACCCGCACGCCGCCCCTCACGGTTACCAGCAGACCCCGCCGCCGTACGCGGTGGCACCGACCGGCGCCGGGCCGCACGGGGGGACCGGCATGGCCACGGGCGGCTCGACCGTCGGCGGTACGGGCATCGGCGGCACCGGTGGGGGCGCGGGCGGGGCCCGGCGGAACACCCCGGTGATCGTCGGCTCGGCCGTCGTCGCCCTCCTCGCCGTCGCCGGCCTGGTCACGCTGCTGGTGCTCCAGAACGGCTCGGACGACGAGCCGGAGGCCACCGGCGGTTCGACCGGGAGCAGCGCGCCGGCGGTCGCGGGCGAGCACAAGGCGCCCGAGCGCAACCGGACGATGGACACCGAAGACTGCACCGACCCGATGACGGACGTCCGTGACCCGGAGAAGGTCTCCGCGCCCGACTTCGTCTACAAGGACCTGCTCTCCGCGAAGGCGTGCGCCGACGCCGCCGGATGGACCCTCAAGGTGATCGACGAGCCCGGCAACGCCTACGCCGAGGACCAGATCCTCAAGCAGTTCCCGACCGCCGGTGCGGCGATCGACCCGGAGAACGCCCACATCGAGCTGAGTGTCTCCACGGGCGACCCGGCCTGA
- a CDS encoding protein kinase: MAPDSEANGGGVSDGTDSWGVGGVVGDGRYRMTHRLGRGGMAEVYAAEDVRLGRTVAVKLLRSDLAEDPVSKARFTREAQSVAGLNHHAIVAVYDSGEDTVGGQTVPYIVMELVEGRTIRELLISAEAPPPEQALIIVSGVLEALAYSHQHGIVHRDIKPANVIITHSGAVKVMDFGIARALHGAQSTMTQTGMVMGTPQYLSPEQALGKAVDHRSDLYATGCLLYELLALRPPFTGETPLSVVYQHVQDIPVPPSEVSDGVPPELDGLVMRSLAKEPDDRFQSAEEMRGLVQYGLQMLQTQGGHTGTWNTGPVAAYDAAHPPAQGLTGSTRAMGAGGFSSHGTTSQGPILPAANPDDGGYNGYGGYDTGGRGNGGGKSKMWLFAVLALIAIGVGVAFAMGAGDDGGGTKKDPGKQTTTTSPSPEETSAAPSEEPSEETQQPENSTGGQSEWTQDPTWTPSPTKTRPSFTPRPTQTTEAPSTTTGGDDSGSTGETSEEPSADPTGDDEGSSSLGGTGIIGGGGTTTEPADPEDAAGTTSTTP, translated from the coding sequence ATGGCACCCGATTCCGAAGCAAACGGCGGCGGAGTCTCGGATGGCACCGACTCCTGGGGCGTCGGAGGTGTCGTCGGGGACGGCCGGTACCGGATGACCCACCGGCTCGGCCGGGGCGGCATGGCGGAGGTCTACGCGGCGGAGGACGTCCGGCTCGGGCGCACCGTCGCGGTGAAGCTGCTCCGCTCCGACCTCGCCGAGGACCCGGTGTCCAAGGCGCGGTTCACCCGCGAGGCGCAGTCGGTGGCCGGGCTCAACCACCACGCGATCGTCGCCGTGTACGACTCCGGCGAGGACACCGTGGGCGGGCAGACCGTCCCCTACATCGTGATGGAGCTGGTCGAGGGCCGCACCATCCGTGAGCTGCTGATCAGCGCGGAGGCGCCGCCGCCGGAGCAGGCGCTCATCATCGTCTCCGGTGTGCTGGAGGCCCTGGCCTACTCGCACCAGCACGGCATCGTGCACCGGGACATCAAGCCCGCGAACGTCATCATCACCCACTCCGGTGCCGTCAAGGTCATGGACTTCGGCATCGCCCGTGCGCTGCACGGCGCCCAGTCGACGATGACGCAGACCGGCATGGTCATGGGCACCCCGCAGTACCTCTCCCCGGAGCAGGCGCTCGGGAAGGCGGTCGACCACCGCTCCGACCTCTACGCGACCGGCTGCCTGCTGTACGAACTGCTGGCGCTGCGGCCCCCGTTCACCGGCGAGACGCCGCTCTCCGTGGTGTACCAGCACGTCCAGGACATCCCGGTGCCGCCGTCCGAGGTCTCGGACGGCGTGCCGCCGGAGCTGGACGGCCTGGTGATGCGGTCGCTCGCGAAGGAACCGGACGACCGGTTCCAGAGCGCGGAGGAGATGCGCGGGCTGGTCCAGTACGGCTTGCAGATGCTGCAGACGCAGGGCGGGCACACCGGTACGTGGAACACCGGACCGGTCGCCGCGTACGACGCCGCGCACCCGCCGGCGCAGGGCCTCACCGGCTCCACCCGGGCGATGGGGGCCGGTGGCTTCTCGTCGCACGGGACCACCTCGCAGGGTCCGATCCTGCCCGCGGCGAACCCGGACGACGGCGGTTACAACGGGTACGGCGGGTACGACACCGGCGGCCGGGGGAACGGCGGCGGCAAGAGCAAGATGTGGCTCTTCGCCGTGCTCGCCCTGATCGCGATCGGTGTCGGGGTCGCGTTCGCCATGGGCGCGGGGGACGACGGCGGCGGCACGAAGAAGGACCCGGGCAAGCAGACCACGACGACCTCGCCGTCCCCGGAGGAGACCTCGGCCGCGCCGAGCGAGGAGCCGAGCGAGGAGACGCAGCAGCCCGAGAACTCCACGGGCGGGCAGTCGGAGTGGACCCAGGACCCGACCTGGACCCCGTCGCCGACGAAGACCCGGCCGTCGTTCACGCCGAGGCCCACCCAGACGACGGAGGCGCCGTCCACGACGACGGGCGGGGACGACTCGGGTTCCACGGGCGAGACGTCCGAGGAGCCGAGCGCCGACCCGACGGGAGACGACGAGGGCTCCAGTTCGCTGGGCGGCACGGGCATCATCGGGGGTGGCGGCACCACCACCGAGCCCGCCGATCCCGAGGACGCCGCGGGAACGACCAGCACCACCCCCTGA
- a CDS encoding NAD(P)H-quinone oxidoreductase, with product MYAITIPEPGGPEALVWTEVPDPVPGEGEVLVEVLSSAVNRADVMQRQGFYDPPPGASPYPGLECAGRVAALGPGVSGWAVGDEVCALLAGGGYAEKVVVPSGQLLPVPAGLDVVSAASLPEVTSTVWSNVFMVAHLRPGETLLVHGGSSGIGTMAIQLAKAVGARVAVTAGSAGKLASCAELGADILINYREQDFVEEIRKATDGAGADVILDIVGAKYLAKNVEALATNGRLAIIGLQGGAKAELDLGALLTKRAAVTATSLRGRPLAEKAAIVAAVREHVWPLVEGGVVRPIVDRTVPMAEAAEAHRVVESSTHIGKVLLLAPAAHPA from the coding sequence ATGTATGCGATCACGATCCCGGAACCCGGTGGCCCCGAGGCACTCGTCTGGACCGAGGTGCCCGATCCCGTACCCGGCGAGGGCGAGGTCCTCGTGGAGGTGCTCTCCAGCGCGGTGAACCGCGCCGACGTCATGCAGCGCCAGGGCTTCTACGACCCTCCGCCCGGCGCTTCGCCGTACCCGGGTCTCGAATGCGCGGGGCGGGTCGCCGCGCTGGGGCCCGGGGTGAGCGGATGGGCCGTGGGCGACGAGGTCTGCGCACTCCTCGCCGGCGGCGGATACGCGGAGAAGGTGGTGGTGCCGTCCGGGCAGCTGCTGCCGGTGCCCGCGGGACTCGATGTGGTGTCGGCGGCGTCGCTGCCCGAGGTCACGTCGACGGTCTGGTCCAACGTCTTCATGGTGGCGCACCTGCGTCCTGGCGAGACCCTGCTGGTGCACGGCGGTTCCAGCGGCATCGGCACCATGGCGATCCAGCTGGCCAAGGCGGTCGGCGCCCGGGTCGCGGTGACCGCGGGCAGCGCCGGGAAGCTCGCGAGCTGCGCGGAACTCGGCGCCGACATCCTGATCAACTACCGCGAGCAGGACTTCGTGGAGGAGATCCGCAAGGCGACCGACGGCGCCGGTGCGGACGTGATCCTCGACATCGTGGGCGCGAAGTACCTTGCGAAGAACGTGGAGGCCCTCGCCACCAACGGACGGCTCGCCATCATCGGCCTCCAGGGCGGCGCGAAGGCCGAACTCGATCTGGGAGCCCTGCTGACCAAGCGGGCCGCCGTCACCGCGACCTCGCTCCGGGGCCGTCCGCTCGCCGAGAAGGCCGCGATCGTGGCGGCGGTGCGGGAGCACGTCTGGCCGCTGGTCGAGGGCGGCGTGGTCCGTCCGATCGTGGACCGAACGGTGCCGATGGCCGAGGCGGCCGAGGCGCACCGGGTGGTGGAGTCCAGTACTCACATCGGCAAGGTCCTGCTGCTGGCACCCGCCGCGCACCCGGCCTGA